In Fusobacterium periodonticum ATCC 33693, the following are encoded in one genomic region:
- a CDS encoding Gfo/Idh/MocA family protein: MLNFAIIGCGRIASKIVDGIISNSEKAKLIAVCDILEDKMKQIKNRYIEKTNISNQIIEVSNYKELLDKIKVDVAIISTESGYHEEIGLYFLENGVNLIIEKPLAMSIEGAQKLVDTAKKNNLKLAASHQNRFNYPIQLLKKAIKENRLGKIFNGMARILWTRDDNYYVQAPWRGTWALDGGTLMNQCIHNIDLINWMMDDEIDTVYAQTSNYIRNIEAEDYGVILIRYKSGKIATIEGSAIIYPKNLEETLTITGEKGTVVIGGMAVNKINTWRVEGENEQEYLSIDCGDPNSVYGYGHEALYKDFIEAVEENKEPLVNGVAGLNAVKIILAAYKSQKTGKAIKFDEFNEFSTNEMKEVNIKY; this comes from the coding sequence ATGTTAAATTTTGCAATAATCGGTTGTGGAAGAATAGCCAGTAAGATAGTTGATGGAATTATTAGTAATTCAGAGAAAGCTAAATTAATAGCTGTTTGTGATATTTTAGAAGATAAAATGAAACAAATAAAAAATAGATATATAGAAAAAACTAATATTTCTAATCAGATAATAGAAGTTTCCAATTATAAAGAATTATTAGATAAGATAAAAGTTGATGTTGCAATAATATCAACTGAAAGTGGTTATCATGAAGAAATAGGACTATATTTTCTTGAAAATGGAGTAAACCTTATAATTGAAAAACCATTAGCTATGTCAATAGAAGGTGCTCAAAAATTAGTTGATACTGCAAAGAAAAATAATCTAAAATTAGCAGCTAGTCATCAAAATAGATTCAATTATCCTATTCAACTTTTAAAGAAAGCAATAAAAGAAAATAGATTAGGAAAAATATTTAATGGAATGGCAAGAATTTTGTGGACTAGAGATGATAACTATTATGTTCAAGCTCCATGGAGAGGAACTTGGGCTTTAGATGGTGGAACTTTAATGAATCAATGTATTCATAATATAGATTTAATAAATTGGATGATGGATGATGAAATAGACACTGTATATGCTCAAACTTCAAATTATATAAGAAATATTGAAGCAGAAGATTATGGGGTTATTTTAATAAGATACAAATCAGGTAAGATAGCAACAATAGAAGGAAGTGCTATAATTTACCCTAAAAACCTTGAAGAAACTTTAACTATAACTGGAGAAAAGGGAACAGTAGTAATTGGTGGAATGGCAGTCAATAAGATAAATACTTGGAGAGTAGAAGGAGAGAATGAACAAGAATATTTATCTATTGATTGTGGAGATCCTAATTCTGTTTATGGTTATGGACATGAAGCTTTATATAAAGATTTTATAGAAGCAGTAGAAGAAAATAAAGAACCTTTAGTTAATGGTGTTGCAGGATTAAATGCAGTGAAAATTATATTAGCAGCTTATAAGTCTCAAAAAACAGGAAAAGCTATTAAATTTGATGAATTTAATGAATTTTCAACAAATGAAATGAAAGAAGTTAATATTAAATACTAA
- a CDS encoding DegT/DnrJ/EryC1/StrS family aminotransferase, with translation MKISLLNLKRQYKYLKEDIEKNISEILEGGAYINGPQTKKFEKRMEEYLGVKHAIGIGNGTDALVIALEALGIGRGDEVITSPFTFFATAEAISVVGAVPVFVDVKLEDFNIDENKIEKAITSKTKAIMPVHIFGTPANMNKINEIAKRNNLYVIEDACQAIGAKYKDKMIGSLSDIACFSFFPTKNLGTYGDGGLIATNNDNLATICRALKAHGSGENGEIAYNLLNNIEEEVKVDSQVDDTVYNPKKYYNYLIGHNSRLDELHAGILNIKLNYLDKWNSKRNSIAKYYDEKLNDKKYKKMQLREDNYNVYHMYVIQTENRNELTKKLDEAGIAYGIYYPVPLHLQKVYKNLGYKEGSLPNAEYLSKRTIAIPVDPELTEEEKEYIVKFLNNLEV, from the coding sequence ATGAAAATATCTTTACTAAATTTAAAAAGACAATATAAATATCTAAAAGAAGATATAGAAAAAAATATTTCAGAAATTTTAGAAGGAGGAGCATATATAAATGGACCTCAAACTAAAAAGTTTGAAAAAAGAATGGAAGAATATCTGGGTGTAAAGCATGCTATAGGAATAGGGAATGGAACAGATGCTCTAGTTATAGCCTTAGAAGCTTTAGGAATAGGTAGAGGAGATGAAGTTATAACAAGTCCTTTTACATTTTTTGCAACAGCTGAAGCAATATCAGTTGTTGGAGCAGTACCAGTTTTTGTAGATGTAAAATTAGAAGATTTTAATATTGATGAAAATAAAATTGAAAAAGCTATAACTTCTAAAACAAAAGCTATTATGCCAGTTCATATTTTTGGAACACCAGCAAATATGAATAAAATAAATGAAATAGCAAAGAGAAATAACCTATATGTGATAGAAGATGCTTGTCAAGCAATTGGAGCAAAATATAAGGATAAAATGATTGGTTCACTTTCTGATATAGCTTGTTTTTCATTCTTTCCAACAAAAAATTTAGGAACTTATGGAGATGGAGGATTAATAGCTACAAATAATGATAATCTTGCAACTATTTGTAGAGCTTTAAAAGCACATGGAAGTGGAGAAAATGGAGAAATAGCATACAATCTACTTAATAATATAGAAGAAGAAGTAAAAGTAGATAGTCAAGTAGATGATACAGTTTATAATCCAAAAAAATATTACAATTACTTAATAGGTCATAACTCAAGATTAGATGAGTTACATGCAGGAATACTAAATATTAAATTAAATTATTTAGATAAATGGAATAGTAAAAGAAATTCTATTGCAAAATACTATGATGAAAAATTAAATGATAAAAAGTATAAAAAAATGCAATTAAGAGAAGATAATTACAATGTTTATCATATGTATGTTATTCAAACTGAAAATAGAAATGAGTTGACAAAAAAATTAGACGAAGCAGGAATAGCTTATGGAATTTATTATCCTGTGCCTTTACATTTGCAAAAAGTATATAAAAACTTAGGATATAAAGAAGGAAGTTTACCTAATGCAGAGTATCTATCTAAGAGAACAATTGCAATTCCAGTTGATCCTGAGTTGACTGAAGAAGAAAAAGAATATATTGTAAAATTCTTAAATAATTTAGAAGTGTAG
- a CDS encoding glycosyltransferase family 2 protein codes for MKYSIIIPCYNEEDNIEKLINLLSSKSNLYDIEWIIVENGSKDDTRTLLNNICKYKKNFKLVYIDENQGYGYGIIKGLENSCGDYVGWLHADMQVSPDSMIEVIKLNEASKNKKFFIKEVERIGNLLSIFLHFLWEFMLP; via the coding sequence ATGAAATATTCAATAATAATTCCTTGTTATAATGAAGAAGATAATATTGAAAAACTTATAAATTTGTTATCTTCTAAATCAAACTTATATGATATAGAGTGGATTATAGTAGAAAATGGTTCAAAAGATGATACTAGAACTTTACTAAATAACATTTGTAAATATAAGAAAAATTTTAAATTAGTATATATAGATGAAAATCAAGGCTATGGTTATGGAATAATAAAAGGTTTAGAAAATTCATGTGGTGATTATGTTGGGTGGTTACATGCCGATATGCAGGTATCACCAGATTCTATGATAGAAGTTATCAAATTAAATGAAGCATCTAAAAATAAAAAGTTTTTTATAAAGGAAGTAGAAAGAATAGGAAATTTATTGAGCATTTTTTTACATTTTTTATGGGAGTTTATGCTACCTTAG
- a CDS encoding lysylphosphatidylglycerol synthase transmembrane domain-containing protein, with the protein MEVKIFLLSIFFMIMGHIFKIKRWGLLISVYEKPVEYNLLNAMTLGHTLNTVFPIRIGDIIRVMWAGKKLKNSYSFSLATVIADLYIDFITVGAIFFFSIISRKGIYYLEKIPYYYAFIFIFIIPITFLVIMWKKYIKLFVKRVASIFNERIELSLLYITYLCFTSIKDIFQKINKLKFIFLTFGIWTSYIISYSLFAKFMQKKGENYSIFDIFSKLFSGASLYNIEKKILPYWIVYLLLPLGICLLFSLVLYVLVKKENFYYRQTLPQINSRERLAFLKTYFSNENRENMRAYLEINKDVLIIEDISAGSNASTLIVMKKDGTLFFRKYAFNDDGIKLKKQIEWIEKHFDDIPLPIIVEKEEGYNYVTYDMKNLGNSIGMFKYIHTMPLKESWNILKKALEDIQRLHKRNLRESNEKDIEQYIKLKVVDNLKIILTESKYIKNLEKYKSIFVNGVELPTLRNYDKILNIEYLKSIFNDDKYSDIHGDLTIENIIGILDNNIENLVGKKYDEYYFIDPNTGNIHDSPFLDYAKLLQSLHGNYEFLMNVSEIKIEKDYINFMVTESDAYVQLYQKYYSYLKEKFSNRDIISIFYHEIIHWLRLLPYKIKKNDKLAVVFYTKLLKIIADIQEIENELKK; encoded by the coding sequence ATGGAAGTAAAAATTTTTTTACTATCGATCTTTTTTATGATAATGGGACATATCTTTAAAATAAAAAGATGGGGATTATTAATATCAGTATATGAAAAGCCAGTAGAATATAATCTTTTAAACGCTATGACATTGGGACATACTTTAAATACAGTATTTCCTATACGTATAGGAGATATTATTCGTGTCATGTGGGCAGGAAAAAAGTTAAAAAACTCATATTCTTTTTCCTTAGCGACAGTTATAGCAGATCTTTATATTGATTTCATAACAGTGGGAGCTATTTTTTTCTTTTCAATAATAAGTAGAAAAGGAATTTATTATTTGGAAAAAATACCTTATTACTATGCTTTTATTTTTATATTTATTATCCCTATAACTTTTTTAGTGATAATGTGGAAAAAGTATATTAAATTATTTGTAAAAAGAGTAGCTTCTATTTTTAATGAAAGAATAGAACTATCTTTATTGTATATAACATACCTTTGTTTTACATCTATTAAAGATATATTTCAAAAAATTAATAAACTAAAATTTATTTTTTTAACTTTTGGAATTTGGACATCATACATAATATCATATAGTTTGTTTGCAAAGTTTATGCAGAAAAAAGGAGAGAACTATAGTATTTTTGACATTTTTTCAAAATTGTTTTCAGGAGCAAGTTTATATAATATTGAAAAAAAAATACTTCCTTATTGGATTGTCTATTTATTATTGCCTTTAGGAATATGTTTACTCTTTTCGTTAGTACTTTATGTTTTAGTAAAAAAAGAAAATTTTTATTATAGGCAAACTCTTCCTCAAATTAATTCTAGAGAAAGATTAGCTTTTTTAAAAACTTACTTTTCAAATGAGAATAGAGAAAATATGAGGGCTTATTTGGAAATTAATAAAGATGTATTAATTATTGAAGATATATCAGCTGGCTCTAATGCTTCAACACTTATAGTTATGAAAAAGGATGGAACACTTTTTTTTAGGAAATATGCTTTTAATGATGATGGAATAAAATTAAAAAAACAAATAGAATGGATAGAAAAACATTTTGATGATATCCCTCTACCTATAATAGTTGAGAAAGAAGAAGGTTATAATTACGTTACTTATGATATGAAAAATTTAGGAAATAGTATTGGAATGTTTAAATATATTCATACCATGCCTTTAAAAGAAAGTTGGAATATATTAAAAAAGGCGTTAGAAGATATTCAAAGACTCCATAAAAGAAATCTTAGAGAATCTAATGAGAAAGATATAGAGCAGTATATAAAATTAAAAGTTGTTGATAATTTAAAAATTATACTAACTGAAAGTAAATATATAAAAAATTTAGAAAAATATAAAAGTATTTTTGTGAATGGAGTGGAATTACCTACATTAAGAAATTATGATAAAATATTAAATATAGAATATTTAAAATCAATATTTAATGATGATAAATACTCAGATATACATGGAGATTTAACTATAGAAAATATAATAGGAATTCTAGATAATAATATAGAGAATTTAGTTGGGAAAAAATATGATGAATATTATTTTATTGATCCTAATACTGGAAATATACATGACTCACCATTTCTAGATTATGCCAAATTGTTACAATCATTACATGGGAACTATGAGTTTTTGATGAATGTTTCAGAGATAAAAATTGAAAAAGATTATATAAATTTTATGGTGACAGAATCAGATGCCTATGTACAACTTTATCAGAAATATTACTCTTATTTAAAAGAAAAATTTTCTAATAGAGATATTATAAGTATTTTTTATCATGAGATTATCCATTGGTTAAGGTTGCTACCTTATAAAATAAAGAAAAATGATAAGTTAGCGGTAGTTTTTTATACTAAACTATTAAAGATAATTGCTGATATACAGGAGATAGAAAATGAGCTTAAAAAATAA
- a CDS encoding sugar phosphate nucleotidyltransferase → MKVHYVMPMAGRGSRFNQEGFDLPKPLLEIYGMPFFYWATRSISKFIELSSINFVVLQEHIEKFCIDKVIKKFFPKARIIVLPKVTEGAVITSMKGIEEINDDLPIIFNDCDHLFKSEKFNEFCNLKYDSTIDGILLTFEANEPKYSFIEKDSNGNVIRTIEKEVISDEAICGCYYFKNKDVFLKSADKYLINCNYNEYFMSGVYNVMIENNKKIKSMKTDFHIPFGVPEEYIIAKESDKYKELL, encoded by the coding sequence ATGAAAGTACATTATGTTATGCCAATGGCTGGAAGAGGTTCACGTTTTAACCAAGAAGGATTTGATTTACCAAAGCCACTTCTTGAGATTTATGGTATGCCATTCTTTTATTGGGCAACTAGATCGATTTCTAAGTTTATAGAATTATCCTCTATAAATTTTGTTGTTCTTCAAGAGCATATTGAAAAATTTTGTATTGATAAGGTTATAAAAAAATTCTTCCCTAAAGCAAGGATTATAGTACTTCCAAAAGTAACAGAAGGAGCAGTAATAACTTCTATGAAAGGAATAGAAGAAATAAATGATGACTTACCAATAATATTTAATGATTGTGATCACCTTTTTAAAAGTGAAAAATTTAATGAATTTTGTAATTTAAAATATGACTCTACAATAGATGGTATACTACTTACTTTTGAAGCTAATGAACCAAAGTATAGTTTTATAGAGAAGGATAGTAATGGAAATGTTATTAGAACAATAGAAAAAGAAGTTATTAGTGATGAAGCTATATGTGGATGTTATTATTTTAAAAATAAAGATGTATTTTTAAAATCAGCAGACAAATATCTTATTAACTGTAATTACAATGAATATTTTATGAGTGGTGTTTATAATGTAATGATAGAAAATAATAAGAAAATAAAAAGTATGAAAACAGATTTTCATATACCATTTGGAGTTCCAGAAGAGTATATCATTGCTAAGGAGTCAGACAAATATAAGGAGCTTTTATAA
- a CDS encoding HAD family hydrolase translates to MSLKNKLAIFDLDGTLFDTKDVNYNAYQNAIRMAKIDVKIDYDDFCKLYNGKNYREFLPKVIPNISEEQLKKIHNFKKNIYQEYLDKAKKNELLFLMIEEIKEKFYISIVTNASKKNVEDILEKFSVKNLFDLLITQEDVENPKPSAEGFLKAMNYFNISKENTIIFEDSEIGIQAADKVEANYVKVYGYN, encoded by the coding sequence ATGAGCTTAAAAAATAAACTTGCTATTTTTGATTTAGATGGGACTTTATTTGATACAAAAGATGTAAATTATAATGCATATCAAAATGCAATAAGAATGGCAAAAATAGATGTGAAAATTGATTATGATGATTTTTGTAAATTATACAATGGAAAAAATTATAGAGAATTTCTTCCTAAAGTTATTCCAAATATATCAGAAGAACAACTAAAAAAGATTCATAATTTTAAAAAAAATATTTATCAAGAATATTTAGATAAAGCAAAGAAAAATGAGCTATTATTTTTAATGATAGAAGAGATAAAGGAAAAATTTTATATTTCAATTGTGACAAATGCTTCTAAAAAGAATGTTGAGGACATCTTAGAAAAATTTTCTGTAAAAAATCTGTTTGATTTACTTATAACACAAGAAGATGTAGAGAATCCTAAACCTTCAGCAGAAGGATTTCTAAAGGCAATGAATTATTTTAATATTTCAAAAGAAAATACTATTATTTTTGAAGATTCTGAAATTGGAATTCAAGCAGCAGATAAAGTAGAAGCAAATTATGTAAAGGTTTATGGGTATAATTAA
- the murJ gene encoding murein biosynthesis integral membrane protein MurJ codes for MKKIIFSIGIITLISKLTGFVRDLALSYYFGASEITDAYLIATSIPGTIFNLVGMGLISAYIPICSHLREKKGDKASFFFTSKLLTFLFIICTLIFFLVFFFTEQIIHIFASGFQGEVLKLTIVYTKVAIFVIYFNIMLSIFSGLLQIYNKFFLVAALGIPSNIIYILGSYIAYKYNNIYLPITAVVVSIFGVIFLLQPLKKIKYKYSLNFNLKDKLLKRMMYLSIPGMIGGSLEQINYLVDRTIASRVVIGGISILNYASRLNLAIVGLLISPVITVLFPKLASCIALKKNNELKEYIEISIGYILIVSLPITFMALIFSKEIVTIVFGRGEFKDIELTTTSLSFYTIAFLPIAVRELIVRVFYSFKDTVTPVINSGFGIIINIILNLILSRYMGLSGIALATSLSLIITSFTLIITLEKKYKSFSFKEVAIVFMKVFVSALIMAVVLLYLKTYMTSVSFLFIIFLNVIGIIIYLIILYFMKIKFLNDFIFVKIKIMRGIK; via the coding sequence ATGAAAAAAATAATTTTTAGCATAGGTATAATAACTTTAATATCAAAATTAACAGGGTTCGTAAGAGACTTAGCACTTTCATATTATTTTGGAGCTTCAGAAATAACAGATGCTTATTTAATTGCTACATCAATACCAGGAACTATTTTTAATCTGGTAGGGATGGGATTAATTTCAGCATACATACCAATTTGTAGCCATCTTAGAGAAAAAAAAGGAGATAAAGCTTCCTTTTTTTTTACATCTAAGTTATTAACTTTTTTATTTATAATATGTACACTAATATTTTTTTTAGTATTCTTTTTTACAGAACAAATTATTCACATATTTGCCTCTGGTTTTCAGGGTGAAGTATTAAAGTTAACAATTGTATATACTAAAGTAGCAATATTTGTCATATATTTTAATATAATGCTGAGTATTTTTTCAGGATTATTACAGATATATAATAAATTCTTTTTGGTTGCAGCTCTAGGAATTCCTTCCAATATTATATATATTCTAGGTTCATATATAGCTTATAAATATAATAATATTTATTTACCAATTACAGCTGTTGTAGTTTCAATTTTTGGAGTAATATTTTTATTGCAACCTTTAAAAAAAATAAAGTATAAGTATTCTTTAAATTTTAATTTAAAAGATAAACTTTTAAAAAGAATGATGTATCTATCAATACCAGGAATGATAGGTGGGTCATTAGAACAAATTAATTATCTAGTGGATAGGACAATAGCCTCAAGAGTAGTGATAGGTGGAATTTCTATATTAAATTATGCAAGTAGATTAAATTTAGCTATTGTAGGTCTTTTAATTTCACCAGTTATAACAGTCTTATTTCCAAAACTTGCCTCATGTATAGCACTAAAGAAAAATAATGAATTGAAAGAATATATTGAAATTTCTATAGGTTACATATTAATAGTTTCTTTACCTATTACATTTATGGCATTAATTTTTAGTAAAGAAATAGTGACAATAGTTTTTGGAAGAGGAGAATTTAAAGATATTGAGTTAACAACAACATCACTTTCTTTTTATACTATTGCATTTTTACCAATTGCAGTTAGAGAGCTAATTGTTAGAGTATTTTATTCATTTAAAGATACAGTAACTCCTGTTATAAATTCTGGATTTGGAATAATTATAAATATTATTTTAAATTTGATACTATCTAGATACATGGGATTATCAGGGATTGCTTTAGCAACATCACTTTCTTTAATAATAACTTCTTTTACTTTAATTATTACATTAGAAAAAAAATATAAAAGTTTTTCTTTTAAAGAAGTAGCTATAGTATTTATGAAAGTTTTTGTATCAGCTTTAATAATGGCAGTAGTACTTCTTTATTTAAAAACTTATATGACTTCTGTCTCTTTTTTATTTATAATATTTTTAAATGTTATTGGAATAATAATATACTTGATAATATTATATTTTATGAAAATTAAATTTTTAAATGATTTTATTTTTGTAAAGATAAAAATTATGAGAGGTATAAAATGA
- a CDS encoding nucleotide sugar dehydrogenase, with translation MEKIKIAVIGLGYVGLPLAVTFAENDYSVIGFDLNKNKIEKYLSGQDPTNEVGDERIQKCKKIEFTYDEKKIKEADFIIVAVPTPVLENKTPDLKPLESSSEIVGKNLKKGAIVVYESTVYPGATEEVCLPVLEKYSGLVCGEDFKIGYSPERINPADRNNTLTTIVKIVSGMDKESLDKIAEVYGSIIKAGVHRASSIKVAEAAKVIENSQRDINIAFINELALIFDRIGIDTLEVLQAAGTKWNFLPYRPGLVGGHCIGVDPYYLANKASELGYHAQVILAGRRINDGMAKFVAEKTIKKLINANIRVKGADILIMGLTFKENCPDLRNSKVNDIILELKEYGVNVHVVDPIAEKLEAKKEYGVDLEELKDIKNMDAVIVAVGHKEYRDMDIKELQQYYNEVYSKPLLVDVKSIFDKEEAEKEYDYWRL, from the coding sequence ATGGAGAAGATAAAAATAGCAGTTATTGGTTTAGGTTACGTGGGATTACCATTAGCAGTAACTTTTGCTGAAAATGATTATAGTGTTATTGGATTTGATCTAAATAAAAATAAAATAGAAAAGTATTTATCAGGACAAGATCCAACAAATGAAGTTGGAGATGAAAGAATACAAAAATGTAAAAAGATAGAATTCACATATGATGAGAAAAAAATAAAAGAAGCAGACTTCATAATTGTTGCAGTACCAACACCTGTTTTAGAAAATAAAACACCAGATTTAAAACCATTAGAAAGTTCTTCAGAAATTGTTGGTAAAAATCTAAAAAAAGGAGCTATAGTAGTTTATGAGTCTACAGTTTATCCTGGAGCAACTGAAGAAGTTTGTTTACCTGTATTAGAAAAATATTCAGGTTTAGTTTGTGGAGAAGATTTTAAAATAGGTTACTCACCTGAAAGAATAAATCCAGCAGATAGAAATAATACATTGACAACAATAGTAAAAATAGTTTCTGGAATGGATAAAGAAAGTTTAGATAAAATAGCAGAAGTTTATGGAAGTATAATAAAAGCAGGGGTTCACAGAGCATCTTCAATAAAAGTTGCTGAAGCTGCAAAGGTTATTGAAAACTCTCAAAGAGATATAAATATTGCTTTTATTAATGAATTAGCATTAATCTTTGATAGAATAGGAATTGATACTTTAGAAGTTTTACAAGCAGCAGGAACAAAATGGAATTTTTTACCATATAGACCTGGTTTAGTTGGAGGACATTGTATAGGAGTAGATCCATACTATTTAGCAAACAAGGCTTCTGAATTAGGTTATCATGCACAAGTAATACTAGCTGGAAGAAGAATAAATGATGGAATGGCTAAATTTGTAGCAGAAAAAACTATAAAGAAATTAATAAATGCTAATATTAGAGTAAAAGGTGCAGATATTTTAATAATGGGACTAACTTTTAAAGAAAATTGTCCAGATTTAAGGAACTCAAAAGTAAATGATATTATATTAGAATTAAAAGAATATGGAGTAAATGTTCATGTAGTAGATCCAATAGCAGAAAAATTAGAAGCTAAAAAAGAATATGGAGTTGATTTGGAAGAATTAAAGGACATAAAAAATATGGATGCTGTTATAGTGGCTGTTGGTCATAAGGAATATAGAGATATGGATATAAAAGAACTACAACAATACTATAATGAAGTCTATAGCAAACCTTTACTTGTAGATGTAAAATCTATTTTTGATAAAGAGGAAGCAGAGAAAGAGTATGATTACTGGAGGCTATAA
- a CDS encoding acyltransferase family protein — translation MKEKNYSISLLRMLAVISIIFCHSFEYSSSIFVNKGWILESIGNYLANGVQVFLIISGYLYGNRENTVERPKEELFLDSKSRIRFLIKNSLKILKDYWIYCILVIFPVYYFKEPLVLTKRKIIEVLITSDTISGVHHLWFIPYILFCYFLTPYLFDIKEYLKNKSKKSFIKGILLLLFIVIIFSEFFKSYFIYEWICCYIIGFFMTDIINISNYSEKRVLKIFIFLNFTVLNILRYYCNYINPDFYTTNITLEITRWSQVFFAIVVFLIVYKVKILSRSLKKILDFSDKYSYDIYLAHMIYVKGTLSVMFLTNVLIFNYIIGLFLSIISGIILYHICRKFEKLISLKKESK, via the coding sequence ATGAAAGAAAAAAACTATTCAATAAGTTTATTAAGAATGTTAGCAGTTATTAGTATAATTTTTTGTCATTCTTTTGAGTATTCATCTTCAATATTTGTAAATAAAGGTTGGATTCTTGAAAGTATAGGTAATTACTTAGCAAACGGAGTTCAAGTATTTTTAATAATTTCAGGTTATTTATATGGTAATAGAGAAAATACTGTTGAGAGACCCAAAGAAGAATTATTTTTAGACTCTAAATCAAGAATAAGGTTTTTAATTAAAAATTCATTAAAAATTTTAAAAGACTATTGGATATACTGTATTTTAGTCATATTTCCAGTATATTATTTTAAAGAACCATTAGTTTTAACAAAAAGAAAAATTATAGAAGTTTTAATTACTTCTGATACTATTAGTGGAGTTCACCATTTATGGTTTATTCCTTATATATTATTTTGCTATTTTTTAACTCCTTATTTGTTTGATATTAAGGAATATTTAAAAAATAAATCAAAGAAATCTTTTATAAAAGGAATACTTCTTCTATTATTTATTGTAATAATTTTTTCAGAATTTTTTAAATCTTACTTCATATATGAATGGATATGTTGTTATATTATTGGTTTCTTTATGACTGATATAATAAATATTTCAAATTATAGTGAAAAAAGAGTATTAAAAATATTCATATTTTTAAATTTTACTGTATTAAATATTTTACGTTATTATTGTAACTACATTAATCCTGATTTTTATACAACAAACATTACTTTAGAAATAACTCGTTGGTCCCAAGTCTTTTTTGCAATTGTAGTGTTTTTAATTGTATATAAAGTAAAAATCCTATCTAGAAGCTTAAAAAAAATTTTAGATTTTTCAGATAAGTATTCCTATGATATTTATTTGGCACATATGATATATGTAAAAGGAACTTTATCAGTTATGTTTTTAACAAATGTTTTGATTTTTAATTATATAATTGGATTATTTTTATCTATAATAAGTGGAATTATTTTATACCATATTTGTAGAAAATTTGAAAAGTTAATTTCTTTAAAAAAGGAGTCAAAATAA
- a CDS encoding UDP-3-O-(3-hydroxymyristoyl)glucosamine N-acyltransferase → MKLSELNLGVVEKDGEFNWLGLTAEEYDGKKVLTFLNDEKYYKEIENNKSITCIVTTNEISKIIEKNKYGIIISENPRKDFFELHNKLYNENFYFIKKENKISEKAIISKNVTIGDYNITIEDNVIIESDVTIYENVTIKKGTIIRSGTRIGGNGFEFSKFGNEVLSIMSAGDLLIDENVEIQNNCCVDKGIFGRTYLGKNAKLDNLVHVGHDVKIGEKVFLTAGVILAGRVKIKNNSYLGPNCTIKNGLTIGENSKISMGSVVTKDVKDNEVVTGNFAIPHEQFLKNLKKL, encoded by the coding sequence ATGAAATTATCAGAATTAAATTTAGGTGTAGTAGAAAAAGATGGAGAATTTAATTGGTTAGGACTTACAGCAGAAGAGTATGATGGAAAAAAAGTTTTAACTTTTTTAAATGATGAGAAATACTATAAAGAAATTGAAAATAACAAGTCAATCACTTGTATAGTTACAACAAATGAAATTTCTAAAATTATAGAGAAAAATAAATATGGAATTATAATAAGTGAAAATCCAAGAAAAGATTTTTTTGAATTACACAACAAATTATATAATGAAAATTTTTATTTTATAAAAAAGGAAAATAAAATTTCAGAAAAAGCAATAATTTCTAAAAATGTAACAATTGGAGATTATAATATTACTATAGAAGATAATGTTATTATAGAATCAGATGTAACAATATATGAAAATGTTACAATAAAAAAGGGTACTATAATACGTTCAGGAACAAGAATAGGTGGAAATGGTTTTGAATTTTCGAAATTTGGAAATGAAGTACTTAGTATAATGTCTGCTGGAGATCTTTTAATTGATGAGAATGTTGAAATACAAAATAACTGTTGTGTAGATAAAGGAATATTTGGAAGAACTTATTTAGGAAAAAATGCAAAATTAGATAATTTAGTCCATGTTGGGCATGATGTGAAGATTGGAGAAAAAGTATTTTTAACTGCTGGAGTTATTCTTGCAGGTAGAGTAAAAATAAAAAACAATAGTTACTTAGGACCTAATTGCACAATAAAAAATGGATTAACTATAGGAGAAAATTCAAAAATTAGTATGGGTTCAGTTGTAACCAAAGATGTAAAAGATAATGAAGTTGTTACAGGAAATTTTGCAATTCCACATGAACAATTTTTAAAAAATTTAAAAAAATTATAG